A single window of Solea solea chromosome 9, fSolSol10.1, whole genome shotgun sequence DNA harbors:
- the tbxa2r gene encoding thromboxane A2 receptor, giving the protein MNASVSANYTPSCYVINSPPFNYTHPIASAYYPSIFMFLGLMSNLIAFIVLIKSFQRAQSQSRSFFLIFLSGLVVTDFMGILVSGCIVGAFHITHFNWRTLDPNCHFCNFMGMTMVFYGLCPLMLGATMAVERFIGINLPFERTFSITKRRTISMVLMVWFIAGCIALLPLAGLGSYHMQKPGSWCFFNIGSEGNDLVFSLIFSLVGLICIGVSFVLNTVSLVTLIKVCCGQDRSQRRRDYEVEMMVQLILILVIASICWCPLLIFIAQTVLSGVQVQIKYLLLWVRFATGNQILDPWVYILFRRAVLKRIYPRFDWSRGSIMTMYPSLRDTMRRVTRSSRAGTLRSNQAEEMGKLHVTPQLT; this is encoded by the exons ATGAATGCCTCAGTCTCAGCTAACTACACCCCTTCCTGCTACGTCATCAACAGCCCCCCATTCAATTACACTCACCCCATTGCCTCGGCCTACTATCCCTCCATCTTCATGTTCCTGGGTCTCATGTCCAATCTCATCGCCTTCATAGTTCTCATCAAGTCCTTCCAGAGAGCACAAAGCCAGTCACGCtccttcttcctcatcttcctcagtGGCCTGGTGGTCACAGACTTTATGGGTATCCTGGTCTCGGGTTGCATTGTGGGCGCCTTCCATATCACTCACTTTAATTGGCGCACTCTAGACCCCAACTGCCACTTCTGCAACTTTATGGGTATGACTATGGTTTTCTACGGACTGTGCCCACTGATGCTTGGTGCTACCATGGCAGTGGAGCGTTTCATTGGCATCAACCTACCATTTGAACGCACGTTCAGCATCACCAAGAGGCGGACTATCTCCATGGTGCTGATGGTGTGGTTTATCGCGGGCTGCATTGCACTGCTGCCCCTGGCAGGCTTAGGGAGCTACCACATGCAGAAGCCGGGCTCCTGGTGTTTTTTCAATATTGGCTCAGAGGGAAATGACCTGGTCTTCTCTCTTATCTTCTCACTGGTCGGGCTGATATGCATCGGCGTGTCGTTTGTGCTGAACACGGTGAGCCTGGTGACCCTGATCAAGGTGTGCTGTGGACAGGACAGAAGCCAGCGGCGCCGCGACTATGAAGTGGAGATGATGGTTCAGCTCATCCTGATCTTGGTGATCGCTTCTATCTGCTGGTGCCCACTGCTG ATCTTTATTGCACAGACTGTGCTGTCCGGAGTCCAAGTCCAGATCAAATACCTCCTACTATGGGTGCGCTTTGCCACCGGGAACCAGATCCTGGACCCTTGGGTGTACATCCTGTTCCGCAGGGCAGTTCTTAAGAGAATCTACCCCCGCTTTGACTGGTCCCGTGGCTCCATTATGACCATGTACCCGTCTTTGCGGGACACTATGCGCAGAGTGACGCGGTCTTCACGCGCAGGCACCCTGAGATCAAATCAAGCAGAGGAGATGGGGAAATTACACGTGACACCCCAACTTACTTGA
- the gipc3 gene encoding PDZ domain-containing protein GIPC3 isoform X1 — protein sequence MQNGEAMSPQDSKAAGSESMEEQKAQSHSQNEGCVEPTAPPLPPPSPPPPPGPPEYPRPRLIFHTQLAHGSPTGRIHGFTNVKELYAKIAEVFNISSSEILFCTLNSHKVDMQKLLGGQIGLEDFIFAHVRGETKEVEVTKTEDALGLTITDNGAGYAFIKRIKESSTIDQLKTVCVGDHIEAINDQSIVGCRHYEVAKMLKEQPRGMPFTLRLVGPKKAFDMIGMRTRAPKSTEGKMVNGRETLRLRSKGAATVQEVQNEFEERATKKVDDLLESYMGIRDLELATTIVEAGKDKKNPDDFAEALDSVLGDFAFPDVFLFDVWGAIGDVKNGRM from the exons ATGCAGAACGGGGAGGCTATGAGCCCACAGGACTCCAAGGCAGCAGGGTCTGAGAGCATGGAGGAGCAGAAGGCCCAGAGCCACAGCCAGAATGAGGGATGTGTGGAGCCCACAGCGCCTCCgctccctcctccttcaccaccaccaccgccaggGCCACCAGAATACCCAAGGCCTAGGCTCATCTTCCACACGCAGCTGGCTCACGGAAGCCCGACGGGCCGCATCCATGGATTCACCAATGTCAAGGAGCTGTATGCTAAGATCGCAGAAGTGTTCAACATCTCATCTTCAGAG ATCCTGTTCTGCACCCTCAACTCTCACAAAGTGGACATGCAGAAACTACTCGGAGGACAGATCGGACTGGAAGACTTCATCTTTGCTCACGTCAGGGGAGAAACCAAGGAGGTGGAGGTGACAAAGACAGAAGACGCATTGGGCCTCACCATCACAGACAATGGAGCTGGATATGCTTTCATTAAG aggATAAAAGAAAGCAGTACTATAGACCAGCTGAAGACTGTATGTGTTGGTGACCACATTGAGGCCATTAATGACCAGAGCATTGTGGGGTGTCGACACTATGAGGTGGCAAAGATGTTAAAAGAGCAACCGAGAGGCATGCCCTTCACTCTTCGCTTGGTGGGGCCTAAGAAGGCCTTCG ACATGATTGGAATGAGGACCAGAGCACCAAAATCTACTGAGGGCAAGATGGTGAACGGAAGGGAGACGCTGCGTCTTCGCTCCAAGGGCGCTGCTACAGTTCAGGAAGTG CAGAATGAGTTTGAAGAAAGGGCCACCAAGAAAGTGGACGACCTTCTGGAGAGCTATATGGGCATCAGAGATCTGGAGCTGG CCACCACCATTGTAGAAGCAGGCAAAGACAAGAAGAACCCTGACGACTTTGCAGAAGCCTTGGACTCCGTTCTAGGGGATTTTGCTTTCcctgatgtttttctgtttgatgTATGGGGGGCTATTGGTGATGTTAAGAATGgcagaatgtaa
- the gipc3 gene encoding PDZ domain-containing protein GIPC3 isoform X2, with product MQNGEAMSPQDSKAAGSESMEEQKAQSHSQNEGCVEPTAPPLPPPSPPPPPGPPEYPRPRLIFHTQLAHGSPTGRIHGFTNVKELYAKIAEVFNISSSEILFCTLNSHKVDMQKLLGGQIGLEDFIFAHVRGETKEVEVTKTEDALGLTITDNGAGYAFIKRIKESSTIDQLKTVCVGDHIEAINDQSIVGCRHYEVAKMLKEQPRGMPFTLRLVGPKKAFDMIGMRTRAPKSTEGKMVNGRETLRLRSKGAATVQEVNEFEERATKKVDDLLESYMGIRDLELATTIVEAGKDKKNPDDFAEALDSVLGDFAFPDVFLFDVWGAIGDVKNGRM from the exons ATGCAGAACGGGGAGGCTATGAGCCCACAGGACTCCAAGGCAGCAGGGTCTGAGAGCATGGAGGAGCAGAAGGCCCAGAGCCACAGCCAGAATGAGGGATGTGTGGAGCCCACAGCGCCTCCgctccctcctccttcaccaccaccaccgccaggGCCACCAGAATACCCAAGGCCTAGGCTCATCTTCCACACGCAGCTGGCTCACGGAAGCCCGACGGGCCGCATCCATGGATTCACCAATGTCAAGGAGCTGTATGCTAAGATCGCAGAAGTGTTCAACATCTCATCTTCAGAG ATCCTGTTCTGCACCCTCAACTCTCACAAAGTGGACATGCAGAAACTACTCGGAGGACAGATCGGACTGGAAGACTTCATCTTTGCTCACGTCAGGGGAGAAACCAAGGAGGTGGAGGTGACAAAGACAGAAGACGCATTGGGCCTCACCATCACAGACAATGGAGCTGGATATGCTTTCATTAAG aggATAAAAGAAAGCAGTACTATAGACCAGCTGAAGACTGTATGTGTTGGTGACCACATTGAGGCCATTAATGACCAGAGCATTGTGGGGTGTCGACACTATGAGGTGGCAAAGATGTTAAAAGAGCAACCGAGAGGCATGCCCTTCACTCTTCGCTTGGTGGGGCCTAAGAAGGCCTTCG ACATGATTGGAATGAGGACCAGAGCACCAAAATCTACTGAGGGCAAGATGGTGAACGGAAGGGAGACGCTGCGTCTTCGCTCCAAGGGCGCTGCTACAGTTCAGGAAGTG AATGAGTTTGAAGAAAGGGCCACCAAGAAAGTGGACGACCTTCTGGAGAGCTATATGGGCATCAGAGATCTGGAGCTGG CCACCACCATTGTAGAAGCAGGCAAAGACAAGAAGAACCCTGACGACTTTGCAGAAGCCTTGGACTCCGTTCTAGGGGATTTTGCTTTCcctgatgtttttctgtttgatgTATGGGGGGCTATTGGTGATGTTAAGAATGgcagaatgtaa